The following proteins are co-located in the Acidobacteriota bacterium genome:
- a CDS encoding nucleotidyl transferase AbiEii/AbiGii toxin family protein, whose product MEQAGFEYERFPWSVDFKGRSTVSLQLSTEDFYREFPARAVAADVHGILMRVASLEDTFPGKLKALSEAGRRPSRRLKDLADIARLVEAHEELWPHVPGELRAEIRKPS is encoded by the coding sequence CTGGAGCAGGCCGGCTTCGAATACGAGCGCTTCCCCTGGTCGGTCGACTTCAAGGGCCGGTCCACGGTCAGCCTGCAGCTCAGCACCGAGGACTTCTACCGCGAGTTCCCTGCCCGCGCCGTGGCCGCGGACGTGCACGGGATCCTGATGCGTGTCGCGTCGCTCGAGGACACGTTTCCGGGGAAGCTCAAAGCCTTGTCGGAGGCGGGCCGCCGGCCCAGCAGGCGCCTGAAGGATCTTGCCGACATCGCGCGGCTGGTCGAGGCGCACGAGGAACTGTGGCCGCACGTGCCGGGCGAGCTCAGGGCCGAGATCCGGAAGCCGTCGTAG
- a CDS encoding AraC family ligand binding domain-containing protein has translation MPVLIERPTVVPAVGTKPKQIEEYVGRVNSGHASVSVARMVSPAGWTEPGQRPEFEELTIVLRGMLRVEHERGAIDVHAGQAVVTRPGEWVRYSSPAEGGAEYVAVCVPAFSPDTVHRDG, from the coding sequence GTGCCTGTGCTGATCGAGCGTCCCACCGTCGTGCCGGCCGTCGGTACGAAGCCGAAGCAGATCGAGGAGTACGTCGGCCGCGTGAACTCGGGCCATGCGAGCGTCAGCGTCGCGCGCATGGTGTCGCCGGCCGGATGGACGGAGCCGGGGCAGCGGCCCGAGTTCGAGGAGCTGACGATCGTGCTGCGCGGGATGCTGCGGGTGGAGCACGAGCGCGGCGCGATCGACGTGCACGCCGGGCAGGCCGTCGTCACCCGGCCGGGTGAGTGGGTGCGCTACAGCAGCCCGGCCGAAGGTGGCGCCGAGTATGTCGCCGTGTGCGTGCCCGCGTTCTCGCCCGACACCGTGCATCGCGATGGCTGA